TACTTCATCCCGAAAATCATCattcataaataaattactCTTTCTGTGTTACCTTAAATTCATTAAGAAAAGCTACTTCAATACTtctgaaacatgcatttttgcaAAAATCATGCTATTTCATGCTTGCACAGGCAAATTACTTGTTTGGGTttgtaaacagatgtttttaaattgttttgttgttgttgaacgCGTCCcacatttactttatttcaacaagaaaaatgttttttcggtaacgctttatattaaggtccttgtaataaccattaattaacaagtaataaggcccttgtaagtccttacaagatgcttattaacattattgtgtgtttataagcttatataagtgttaataatggcattacaaacacccatgacccacccattatgtctttgccatgcctttattaatcttattttgtttgcttattgatattaaaatatactttattgctcatctattataagttaactataagttaactatgctttttgcaactaccggatctaaagcgagaacaatgccttattacttgttaattaatggttattaaggaccttattataaagcgttttTTCTTTGCCTGGTAACAGGAGCAGTAATTGATATAAAATGATAATGTTAAGGgctgaagtattcctttaacacTATGGTGAATAAAACCTCAAGTCAACGGTgttaaattaaagtttaatgCATTACACTATGTTAGAACAGATGTTTACAAGACACTGCAACACAGATTGGATCATTTTCATTGAAGGAGTCAACATTGTTCTTTAGACTAAAGTCATGTACATCAATTCAAAGTTACTCATACAGAGGGAAGGAAACGCTTAATACCACATGGATAGTTTTAGTTGCCTGAACACTCCTTAAATCTGTTTTTGGTTAAATTAGGAGTGCAGTTATACAGcatgttgtttatttctgtacATTATATCATGCCTCCAGCTTAGATTATGCCCACTGTGATACTCTCATCACAAACAATTCAACTCAATTCTTTTCTATCACAACCcgaacataaacacataaatgtcAGTCTAATCAGACCCTGCTTTGGTCCTGTAAGTTATGAGTTATGAGTTAAACAGAAGATGATTGCATAAAACTTTTGTGATTAGTGGATGTTTCAGTATTTGCTGTTTGATTATGCTGGGACGCCAATGACGGCTGATCTATCACAGTTATTTTCCTGAGAGACAGAAGGCGTATACTGTACCTGACTACACATATACAGCAGTATGAGGGTGCTGTCATTAAAGGCTTACAGTTAATTATATACAATCTGAAACCTCCTTTAAATATTCATTTACTCTTTGCAGTATATCGGGTCAATTTATATCCGGTCTTTGTGTGAGCATGTAAGCCAAACGAACACAGTTCACATGCATTTGAGCAGAGCAGGGAAAGCTGCCGGCCTGTTCACCGTCGGCCATGTTGAATTTGGCATCATTTAAAGTTATTACAGCTGAGgtcaaactgtttatttctttttctgccCTTTGGCAGCGTCCGTACCATCAGTTTGGTCCTGGTGCTCTTTCAGAAAGCGCAGGATCTTCTCGATCGTCGCCTCCTGATATTCGTGGGACCATCTGTGTCAAGAAAAAGCCAACAGGCATTTGATGACTTGCATTACAGCAAAACAGCAACTCTATTGGATATTTGACAGATCTGTTAAACACGAAACACGGACAATAAACTCTTGTATTCATGAATTATTcattagaaatataaaaaaaagtctttaaatattaatagtgTTGGCATGAAACTGTGTTGTGAGATGTCACACAACCACAAATCAAAGATTTGATTAGCAGTTAATTGTGTTGAGAAAGGAATAAACCGTCGTAAAGCTCACTTTATGTACATCACAAAGCCATGAGTGATGTTAAAATATGGGTCACAATTACACAGATGTGCCAACcagtaacatgtttttttccccacagtacagctttgtttttgttttgtttttactcttcctttttatcattttttatttacatttaaaaatatatatacaacattGTAATGCTGGATTAacaaagcaaaaatattttaaaaaggacaaatacatttaaatatagaaGTGAATATATTAACTGATATCATGGTTTCTCCATTccatatatttaatttacaatatatttcCATTTAGGgatattttagttattatctTCTTACAAATTCCTTGTAATTCATTTATGTAGTGGCAATTTTGTCCGAAAAGAtaacttaaaacaaacttaatcaaaatgccactgatgcaccatggGCGTGTGGTGTACGCAGGCAAAGAAGCTGAAGTCCATGCATGGCTGTGATTTCCAAAGGTTTATTTAATCCAAAACGAGCAAGCAAACAAAGAGAACAAAGAAATCATGGCTCCTGCTGCCTCTCTGCGTGGTGGTAAAATACCAACATAGGCCCACCCAGGTGCATGACCCTCTGCCCACCACCTacctacagttgaaaccagaagtttacatacactatataaaaagacacatatgctttttttctcactgtctgacatgaaatcagacaatcactttcctgttttaggtccgttaggattaccaaaattatttctatttgctaaatgccagaataatgagagagggattttttagacaattttttattactttcttcaaagtcagaagtttacatacactaacattatttgggaaagcccagatgatgctgtcatgtctttggaagcttctgattggtttattgacaacattagagttaatgagagacacacctgtggatgtattttaaggcacacctgaaacacactgcttctttgtgtgtatttttgtatatttttatatagtgtatgtaaacttctggtttcaactgtatataacGTCAGCCGCCCATGGTGTCAACccaaatttcataaaacacaaaaataatatgtaaactaaatatgctaaacaataatgatgattaaactaaacaattaactagcaaaacaaaataaaatcaaaataaacgtctagaataatcaaacaatactcaataaactaaacagacaactaaatactaacaagaaataaatagctCCAACAAGTTTATTGCTAACCTTATTACTAGCAACTAAATTGTGTAGAATTACTCACTTGATGCCATTAAACTTGAGAATTGGCCTCATGTCCTCCGGCAGAGACAAGGGGTCGGGCCACATGAAGTTATCTGTGACAGGAACTATGTTCTTCTTACCAGCCAAGGCCGTGACTATCTCCTGCAATATTAATGAGAATTCCTTTGAGtctatgaaatattaaaatatccacaCATGTAAAAGCACAGCTGTAAAACATCATCTCCCCTTTTGTTTTGACTACAATATGTATGACATATTTTAACAGAAAGCTCAGTGAGGGAATATCAGTGCAACAGGACTAGCAGCtgttttatcaaaataaatctTGAATATTTTAATAAGGGCTTAAAAAGACAGTTCACACCAAAGTCGAGTTACATATTTTACCTCTTATCTGCAGTGCTATTAATCAGTcttgattgtttttgtgtgagtttCTGAATGTCgtagatgtctgccttctctctgaTATAATGGAACGAAATGGCACTCAGCTTGTGGTGATCGAAGtgctaaaaatacatttgaaaactcaacagcaacatTTCTTTCCTGGAAGTCGtgacctggttactcaagataatggGCCCAGGCCTTGTTGTGAGCATGTAGACtccatgtaggaactattttttGATATTGTTGATGAGTtttgcaaatttatttttgggggGGCTTTGAACACCACAAGAATAGTCTGATCTAGCtccattatattaaaaaaagcagttttctctacaactcacaccaaaacaatcacGACTGATAAACAGCGCTATaggtaagaagaaaaatatgcaGTGGTGCGAACATTTTCAGACATTCTTTCTCACATGCAGAGAATGTGAAACATCCCACCTTATGCACCCAGTCCTTCATGTCAGTGTCACCCATGCACTTGTCGAGAGCATTGGCAGACAGGACCAGGATGAAGTTGCGGGCCCGCTGCACACTCTGGATCAGTTTGTCCTCAAATTTACCGGCCTCCAGCTTCTCCACATCTATGAAGACGCTGTATCCTCGAACCTGCAGGTGCACCTTCAGAAGGCTTAGGCCAGCAAAGGAAATGAAAGAAGAGTGTTTTAGTACACAAGACGTGGATCCAATTTTACTAATTTCCTGAATTTTTCCATTAATCCTTCAGCGCTGACCTGGCCAGCTGAGAGCCAGTAGTCCGACGGTAGCTGATGAACACATCGGGCCCTGCAGGCTGGGCGTCTGTGTAGCACGGTTTAAAGGGCCTGCGGTTTGCAAAAAGTATCTTGGCTCTGTGGACTCCGTTGAGTATGTGGCAGTCGTTCTGGAGCTGCACATCCGTCAGGCTCTGGACGTTGTTGAGATCCACTCCTGACTGCACCAGGCCGTATGTGTACTGACGGAAATTAAGTTCAACTTGGGCTAACCAGTCAGCCATGTTGTTGGGGTCACATGTGGAGTAGTTGGCATAAGTCTTCAACACACGCAAGTCTCTCAAAAACCTGCAGGATGACACAGAACGAAGATTTTTGTTGGGcttgttgtgttatttttttggagTTTAAACGTTTGAACACTTGCCTCTTGCGCGTGAGGCTCGCAGTCATGCCCAGATCGGTGCTCAGTTCCTGGTCTGTGATGGTCAGCAGGAGATCTCCATCCACCTGGAGGTCCTGTACCACAAGATAGTAAGAAATGTGAGACATTTTGATCTTtatgctagggctgggcgatatggaccaaaagtcatatcccgatatatttaggctgaatatcgatatatacaatatttatcctgatatttttatcacagagcaaatattcagtcaaagtcaaagccaaatatgacatgtcataagtagttttattaaaaccatttatttaagtaaacataaatactgtataacaacaggagtacctttttttaaatcaaagcttcataaacacatttaaataaaaagaaatatcttaaataaaaatagccgaTGAAGTAAAagagatactgaaccccaaaaggccgaccgatgctgcattcatcggtgtatgaatgaattccaatGGTGACAGGTGGCACCAGCCTTGGTAGCCTCGGACAccaatatgaatgtgtgtgtgtgtgtgtgtgtgtgtgtgtgaacaggtgaatgagcgcaatctgtagtgtgaagtgctttggataaaagcgctatgtaagtgcagtccatttatctCTCTGTTCAGTGATAAAACTGTTAAGCATACCTGGAAACGGTCACAATAGGCACTGAAGCCAACCTGCTGCAGCCAGGTCTGCACCTCACAGGTTTTCCAGTTGGGCACACACGGCAGGATACGTTTCGGCACTTCCTCCCCCATCATGCTCAGTGCCCGCTTGGCGAGCGAACATGACGTGCCATTACTGGAGTACATGACGATTCTTTTTAGGCTCTGCACCGCTCCAATCTCTTGAAATATCTTGAGAGGAAATTAAAACTCAGTCACAACAAAGCTACAAGACAGAATTTAATTTTGagctgtatgaaagtgagagcctggtctcacaggaatccgtgaaatagccacggattcgcttaactcaaaatccgtggaatagccacggaatcactcaaatttccgtgaaactgacacggatttcgctacaatgcaagttaatgacagtcatatcccgtggctattccaacatacaaagtgattatgtacattcactgagtgaatatttagaaaataaaacgtatatttctcgctagaaatgtgatcaaaatccatttttatgatGAAACTAAGTAAAAATTTTGATTTtcttcactaaaaatgagagaactgtcctccatgttttttgttctgaccgccgggaccttgaaagtcacgtgacttggaccacgaatagccacgggatatgactgtcattaacttgcattgtagcgaaatccgtgtcagtttcacggaaatttgagtgattccgtggctattctacagattttgagttaagcgaatccgtggctatttcacggattcctgtgagaccaggttggaaagTGAACAGTGGTCGTACCTTAGTGTTGCGCTGACGAGACTTGATGCTGGCCTCAACACAAAGGTAAAAGGCTGCAATGCACTTTCCCTCCACCCTTGTGCCATCCAGTAAAGGTAAAAGATGCTGCAGGTCAGCTGCTGTCCTACCCTGCATGCAGTCTGCACTGTCCAACAAACTTCTGGCAAAGTCATCCGGATCCAAAGACGCAATGAACGGCTCCACCAGCTCCAGGGTTCCAGATTTCACCACCTCTTTCTCGATTTCTCGGTTCGCAGCCAACACCGTCACAGCCAGACACGCGTGGAAGCGTATGAGTTCATCCTCTTTGGAAAAGGCCAGTGGGAAGAGCCACTCAGCCGCCTGTTTCTCGATCATCCATCGTTGGCAGCGGTGGCCTCCGTACATGGCGCAGTTTGCGAGTGCCACAGCGCAGTGACGCAGCACAGTGGGGTCTGTGCCTCGGCACCAGAAGAGCAGGGCGTCCAGGGCGCCGTCAGAGATGAGCCGGAAAGACGtctcctctgtgtgtttgaaCATGTGCTCCAGGATCCCAGAGACACTGCGAGCCAGCTGTGCATCTTCCTGATGTCGAGTCAGGTTGAGGACGACCCCAAGACCCATACGGGCCACATAATCTCTGTAAACACAAGTACATATGCAATCAGATAGGTACACTTACTGCAATTCTAAAGTTAACAATAAACAGATACTCATCAACTaggcttaaccctttatcaggcgaagaaccgtatttggtaacttcagcggatatccaaaataaaaaatttaaatattttgagaaagaagttgcaattttactagattaaagtggcagatctacaagaaaaaagttgcagatttaagagatttaaagtagcaaatctgcgtggaaaaaagtcacagatttatgaggaacttttctcgcagattcaccactttaaatctcttaaatctgtgactttttttcttgtagatttgccactttaacctagtgaatttgcaacttttttctcgaccccattttgatatccactgaagttaccaaatatagttcttcgcctgataaagggttaaaacaagtATTTAGTTAGCTGACCAATAGATTGGACAACATCTTTAATATGCAATTCATCCTTCAAGTCATTCATAATACTAAACTATCTTTGGGCCCAGCTtctcagagacagagaaaaagcaGCCCATTCTCGGctgctctgttttatatcactaTAAATTAGATATAATTTAGTTTTGAGCTGCAGGAAGcacaaaataagtattttctgGATGTGATATTACTCATCACTTTTGCGTGtttggggttgtttttttttacagttttaaaacattttatagactgaACAACCAATaattcctgaaaaaaatgatgtcaTAAATTGAGCATAGTTTTATAAGTAGTGGAGATAAGTTCATTAATACTTCCTTCAACATTAAGAAGCCAATAAAAACAGACTTGCAAGAACATAAGTTGTAAGCTTAGCTTATTATGTTGGTAAGtaaagctgcaacaattagtcgactaatcgatTATACAGTTGAGAGAAAAAtaatcaactattttgataatagttAAAGcaatttttcatgcagaaaaatgtcagaaaacgaAGATTCTTTTCTATGTTGTATATAATATTAAACTTTAAGCAGCAGACTAATCAattagggttgggcgatatggAGAAAACCAAACAtcacaaaacaatataatttattCTATTAATATTGTGACGATATTGATTTTGTTGCTTTagcaaaatatttacacaatgagattttgatcaatattttgTAGTAATATTGATATGATTGGGTATAGTGCGTAAAGGTACACAGTTCAGAAAATGAATCACTTTATTGTAATGCAgcctttaacataaaaaacaaacaatattagaACATTATcacaatatcaatataataaCCCAGCCTGAATGGAAATAACTGTTAGTTGCAGCACTATTGATAATGGGTTTCTTTGATTTTGTCCTGGCTAGATCATATGGCAGAGACTCTTACtacttaatattaataaattgcATGATATTGTAAGTTTCGTGTCTTGTTGTCTTCTCctgtacaaaataaacaaaagaacagACAATACAATGCAACGTGATGCATTTAAGTACAAACACATCTTAAGGCCTCAACAACAACTGAGTAACTAATCGGACTGTGTCATGCTGTAAAAGTGTCCACGTTATTTTGTCCACCCCCGACACACCCCTACCTGTTCTCAGAGATCAGTATCTGCTCCAGCAGTTTTGCAGACTCATAGGTGATCTCCACAGCAGGTGTCtgctgaagctgcagcagcagctccaggccTCCATCCAGCCGGATCCTGTTGCAGATCTCCTCGGCCACCTGACGGCCTACAGTGGGCAGAACCCAGGCCTCCTCCACCAGCTGGTAGAGCTCCGCGATGGCCCTGCGGGTCTCGTCTGAATCAGAGGTGTCCTTGGAGGACTTGAGCCTCCTGATGGCGGAGCGCAGGGCGGGGAGCGAGCCGTCCAGGATCGCCCGGACGTCGGCACTGATTCCCGGAGAGACCGCTTTGGGCTCGCAGCCGGAGCCGctcctccctctctgcagcCGGCTGACATATTCCGGGACAGTGAGCCTGTCTGAGCTGAACATGATGAAGAAATGTCGATAGAGCTTCCACAGGAAGAGCGTCAGAGAAAGGAGCATCTACCGGCAGAAACACGTCAGTGGCTGGATGTGTTTGTTTACTAAGGCCTCGGCAGTGATCCCAGCCTGCTGCCTCCTCCTACAGATGCGCCAAACAGGGTCTCACTTATAAATCACAGTTGTAAATCAAACGTGACAGCTTTCACCACATTGCATCACCTCACTGGTCGATGTCATCCCTAGCTGTAAGCCCATAAACACTCATAAGCAGATCTTGAGCAGGTCACAGCGTGTCCACAGCTGCTGCTTTGTCTCTTTATCCCACCGACCAATAGATGAATAAATGCAAACAACACAATCTGACAGCAGAAGTGTCCTTAAAGAGGCAAAATCTCTGCACACAGGGCCCCAGACAGAAGGAGCAGAGAGCAAATCCCACTTGTTTAGAAGGAAACAGActattgttgtctttgttttggagGACAAAGAGTTCTTCTCACACAGTCTTTCCTCCCACCTTATCTTATCTGACGCTGCTTTGTAGCAGCTCGTCTCCCTgcagaaatacaaaatatgacaCGACTCTCCAACATCAGTTCGACCTATCGCATCCTTTGGTCAGCATCCGCAGGCTGCCTGTATCTTCAGGGGTCTGCACCGCCCACCGGCTCCGGGTACTCCGGGATGGACTCAcagcccctcctcctcctctgcatcaCAGCCGGTCACAGCTCATCATGCTCGGTGTCTGTAAACAGTGCAGGCCCTCtgctggaggaagaggagaaaaaccTCTGACACACCATCACTGTTTAATGTGCTGTATACAATTTCTGTAAAGGcttctttaattattttcattaggGGGAATTGAATGTATGCCTAAGGAGCACTATAAACTCAGTCTTGTGTTGTCTaacacagctattctcaaccttagggtcccgaccccaattggggtcgcgagatgatttctgggggtcgccaaatcattttattttagtctttttggccatttaatgtctttttctggaaattttgtgggattttttttgtcattttgtggaatttttttttgtcattttgcatctgttttggtcattttgtgtcttttttttttggtcatttatgtctttttggggtcattttgtgtcattttctgatcattttgtgtcttttttggtcattttgtggtcaatttgtttccttttttgttatttttgtgtgttttttggtcattttgtgtgttttttggtcattttgtgtcttttttggtcattttgtgtcattttctgatcattttgtgtcttttttggtcattttgtgtcttttttggtcattttgtgtctttttttggtgatctgaactgtgtgtgtgagattgtgttcagtgagcgggggtctcggacaacatgcatgttaaattgggggtcgcgactcaaaaaggttgagaactactggtctaacaCACTGTAATTCATTTATAGGAATATCAATATGCTCAgtaacatatacagtcatggaagaaataattagaccacccttgttttcttcattttcttgttaattttaatgcctggtacaactaaatgtacatttgtttggacaaatataatgacaacaacaaaaatagctcataagagtttaatttaagagctgatatctagacattttccatggttttcttcataatgattttggttatcaagaaatccatggaaaatggctagatatcagctcttatattaaactcttatcagctatttttgccATGTGTGttgccatgtttgttatttacatcctgCAACTTTGGTATTTTTATTAGTTCTGACTTCTCTTGTGCGCCCTCTAGTGAAAACCTCCAGTAACGTGTGTTGTGCACAAAGTTAAGTACGTGAACAAAGGCCTTTACAATGCAGCCAGTTgtgttaaacattaaatatttcccCGGCCGATgccaccattctaaatggtctaaaTTTTAGACAttcatgtttgtaaaaaaacaaatgaatgaaacaatTTACATACAGGAGAGAGATGAGCCATTTTCATCTCTTTCAGATGGTgtcttttctcattttctcatcTTTTTAAAGTGGTTTTGCATATCTtggtagtcattttgttttcattttatgccattttcatttttttcattttcatcattttgcgtcttttttgtatcaattttatttcattttatagtaattttgtgtctctttgtcgtcattttgtgtctgattttatgtctctttttagtcatgtttttcatgtgtctgattttcatcattttgtgtctgattttatgtctctctgtagtcattttgtgtcattttgtgtctgattttcatcattttgtgtctctttgttggtGTGTTGAagtttctttgttgtcattttgagtctctctgtggttgtttaaATATCTTTCCAACAACAAATGTTAACAGTCACTTCAAGCTCTGGTCCAGGGGCCCCATGGCCCCAGAGGCCCCCGGGTCAGCGCAAGGTCGACCTGTTCAGTAACACTTTTTATGGTTATCATCGGCCAGTTTGCTTATGAAAGTTGTTTCTATGACAGATAACACTGCTGCTCAAACATTACACACAATTGAACACTTACACGTAAGGACAAAGATGCCTGCCATCACTTTCTCTGAAGTTGTCAAACTGATTTTAAATTTATGAGCTTGAAACTACTGATTTATGATAACAGGCAGGTGCTTTGATCCCTTCTGTCATCACTGAGGCCTCACAGTGACAGCAGGTTGCCAGCTACATTCAGGTCTTGTCTTGTCCTTAAAAGCAGGTAATAAAACAGATTACCCTGCTcatggagtttttttttgttttttgtttttaactttataaaagttttttaaaagtaaattaaacgTTTTTACAGCTTTCAGGTTGGAAGATTTCTTAATAGATtcaatatactgtttggtttcatttacaaaaacaagaaagagaggttttCGATTAATGTAGcgacatttatggatatgccatttgcCCAATTGTATTATAAGatataagaacaaaaatagctcataagagtttaatttaagagctgatatctagacattttccatggttttcttcataatgatttttggTTTTCAAGAAatccatgggaaatggctagatatcagctcttaaattaaactcaacaacttatgagttatttttgttgttatcattatatttgtccaaacaaatgtacctttagttcttATTTACATCCTGCAACGCTGGTATTTTTATTAGTTCTGACTTCTCTTGTGCGCCCTCTAGTGAAAACCTCCAGTAACGTGTGTTGTGCACAAATGGTCTAAATTTTAGACATTCatgtttggaaaaaaacaaatgaatgaaacaatTTACATACAGGAGAGAGATGAGCCATTTTCATCTCTTTCAGATGGTgtcttttctcattttctcatctttttaaagt
This is a stretch of genomic DNA from Centropristis striata isolate RG_2023a ecotype Rhode Island chromosome 4, C.striata_1.0, whole genome shotgun sequence. It encodes these proteins:
- the sarm1 gene encoding NAD(+) hydrolase SARM1, which gives rise to MLLSLTLFLWKLYRHFFIMFSSDRLTVPEYVSRLQRGRSGSGCEPKAVSPGISADVRAILDGSLPALRSAIRRLKSSKDTSDSDETRRAIAELYQLVEEAWVLPTVGRQVAEEICNRIRLDGGLELLLQLQQTPAVEITYESAKLLEQILISENRDYVARMGLGVVLNLTRHQEDAQLARSVSGILEHMFKHTEETSFRLISDGALDALLFWCRGTDPTVLRHCAVALANCAMYGGHRCQRWMIEKQAAEWLFPLAFSKEDELIRFHACLAVTVLAANREIEKEVVKSGTLELVEPFIASLDPDDFARSLLDSADCMQGRTAADLQHLLPLLDGTRVEGKCIAAFYLCVEASIKSRQRNTKIFQEIGAVQSLKRIVMYSSNGTSCSLAKRALSMMGEEVPKRILPCVPNWKTCEVQTWLQQVGFSAYCDRFQDLQVDGDLLLTITDQELSTDLGMTASLTRKRFLRDLRVLKTYANYSTCDPNNMADWLAQVELNFRQYTYGLVQSGVDLNNVQSLTDVQLQNDCHILNGVHRAKILFANRRPFKPCYTDAQPAGPDVFISYRRTTGSQLASLLKVHLQVRGYSVFIDVEKLEAGKFEDKLIQSVQRARNFILVLSANALDKCMGDTDMKDWVHKEIVTALAGKKNIVPVTDNFMWPDPLSLPEDMRPILKFNGIKWSHEYQEATIEKILRFLKEHQDQTDGTDAAKGQKKK